A genomic window from Flavobacterium sp. I3-2 includes:
- a CDS encoding RtcB family protein gives MNKMKKISGKDLLRIGFEENIILGTVLQFCENYQGNLNKGEVLAQLKRMVETAELTPEDSEFYELAQMIIELQKTLETDIIPLNEHPKAFAIFGEANIEEGAKKQMQTAMKLPVSVAGALMPDAHQGYGLPIGGVLATKNAIIPYGVGVDIGCRMALSVYDIDELFFLENQAKFKRELIAQSNFGAGNGFRGQYKSDHEVLENTLFHENELLRNLKDKAWTQLGSSGGGNHFVEFGIIEFAARDEVLNIDKGTYVALLTHSGSRGFGATIAGHYTQLAKKICKLPQEAKNLAYFDLNSTEGQEYWLAMNLAGDYASACHEIIHQKMAKALGAQVLATVENHHNFAWKEIWNDEEVIVHRKGATPASKDVMGIIPGSMTAPGFLVRGKGEPAAIQSASHGAGRQMSRTQAKKEISTSDFKSILKDHNVTLIGAGLDEAPMAYKNIEEVMLAQQDLVDVVAKFTPKMVRMADDGSRED, from the coding sequence ATCAATAAAATGAAAAAAATATCAGGAAAAGACTTATTGCGTATAGGTTTTGAAGAAAATATAATATTAGGTACTGTTTTGCAATTTTGTGAAAATTACCAAGGGAATTTAAATAAAGGCGAAGTTTTAGCACAATTAAAACGCATGGTTGAAACTGCCGAATTAACTCCAGAAGATTCTGAATTTTACGAATTAGCACAAATGATAATCGAGCTTCAGAAAACTTTAGAAACCGATATCATTCCATTAAATGAACATCCAAAAGCATTTGCTATTTTCGGAGAAGCAAACATTGAAGAAGGCGCGAAGAAGCAAATGCAAACTGCTATGAAATTGCCTGTTTCGGTTGCTGGCGCTTTAATGCCCGATGCGCATCAAGGTTACGGATTGCCAATTGGTGGAGTTTTAGCTACAAAGAATGCGATAATTCCGTACGGAGTTGGTGTGGATATTGGTTGTCGAATGGCGCTTTCGGTTTATGATATCGATGAATTGTTTTTCTTGGAAAATCAAGCGAAGTTTAAACGCGAATTGATTGCACAATCTAATTTTGGCGCAGGAAATGGTTTTCGAGGTCAATACAAATCGGACCATGAAGTTTTAGAAAACACCTTGTTTCACGAAAATGAATTGTTGCGAAATTTAAAAGATAAAGCTTGGACGCAGTTGGGAAGTTCGGGTGGTGGAAATCATTTTGTAGAATTCGGAATCATTGAATTTGCTGCACGCGATGAGGTTTTGAATATCGATAAAGGAACTTATGTGGCTTTATTAACGCATTCGGGTTCTCGTGGATTTGGTGCAACCATTGCTGGGCATTACACACAATTGGCGAAGAAAATATGTAAACTTCCGCAAGAAGCTAAGAATTTAGCCTATTTCGATTTGAATTCAACCGAAGGTCAAGAATATTGGTTGGCTATGAATTTAGCTGGCGATTATGCATCGGCTTGTCACGAAATCATTCATCAGAAAATGGCAAAAGCTTTGGGCGCGCAGGTTTTAGCAACTGTCGAAAATCATCATAATTTTGCTTGGAAAGAAATCTGGAACGATGAAGAAGTTATTGTGCATCGAAAAGGAGCAACTCCAGCAAGTAAAGATGTGATGGGAATTATTCCAGGTTCGATGACTGCTCCCGGTTTTTTAGTTCGCGGAAAAGGAGAACCTGCTGCAATTCAATCAGCATCGCACGGTGCAGGTAGACAAATGAGCAGAACTCAAGCGAAAAAAGAAATTTCAACATCAGATTTTAAATCCATTTTAAAAGACCATAATGTAACTTTAATCGGCGCAGGTCTAGACGAAGCTCCGATGGCTTATAAAAATATTGAAGAGGTAATGTTAGCGCAACAAGATTTGGTAGATGTTGTGGCAAAGTTTACTCCAAAAATGGTCCGAATGGCTGATGATGGAAGTAGAGAAGATTAA
- a CDS encoding DNA polymerase beta superfamily protein: MLTIDFLKENNLILFECISGSRAYGLATENSDTDIRGVFYLPKNMFYGLEYVPQVSNETNDIVYYELGRFVELLAKNNPNILEMLATPEKHILHKHALMDEIKMEDFLSKLIKDTFVGYAYSQIKKATGLNKKMFEPMAKERKTVLDFCYVLDDARSFNLRDWLEMKSKQFTDFGLTKIPHFKDVYHLFLSSDEVKYKGIVTHLEVNDVVLSSVEKDAEPIATMIFQKDAYSAYCKKHKEYWDWMEKRNEERYQNNANHKKGYDAKNMMHTIRLLQLALGILKENRLSIEVDNREELLKIKSGFYTYDELLAQGDELMSEISIYNELSDLPEKPNPDWVADLIVNLRLKLYQ; encoded by the coding sequence ATGCTAACGATAGATTTTTTAAAGGAAAATAACTTAATCCTTTTCGAATGTATTTCGGGAAGTAGAGCTTATGGTCTGGCTACGGAAAATTCAGATACCGACATTCGTGGTGTTTTTTATCTGCCTAAAAATATGTTTTATGGTTTGGAATATGTTCCTCAAGTAAGTAACGAAACCAACGATATTGTTTATTATGAGCTGGGTCGTTTTGTAGAATTACTCGCTAAAAACAATCCGAATATTTTGGAGATGTTGGCAACACCAGAAAAACATATTTTACACAAGCATGCTTTGATGGATGAAATAAAAATGGAAGATTTTTTGTCTAAATTGATAAAAGATACGTTTGTTGGATATGCTTATTCACAGATAAAAAAAGCTACTGGTTTAAATAAAAAAATGTTTGAACCGATGGCAAAAGAACGAAAAACGGTTTTAGATTTCTGCTATGTTTTGGATGATGCTCGTTCATTTAACTTAAGAGATTGGTTAGAAATGAAATCCAAACAATTTACAGATTTTGGTTTGACAAAGATTCCGCATTTTAAAGATGTTTATCATTTGTTTCTATCGTCAGATGAAGTTAAATATAAAGGAATTGTAACTCATTTAGAAGTAAACGATGTGGTTTTAAGTTCGGTTGAAAAAGATGCTGAACCAATAGCGACTATGATTTTTCAGAAAGATGCCTATTCTGCTTATTGTAAAAAACACAAAGAATATTGGGATTGGATGGAGAAAAGAAACGAGGAACGTTATCAAAATAATGCCAATCATAAAAAAGGTTATGATGCCAAAAATATGATGCATACCATTCGATTGTTGCAATTGGCTTTAGGAATTTTGAAAGAAAATAGATTGTCAATTGAAGTGGATAATCGAGAAGAATTATTAAAAATAAAATCGGGATTTTATACGTACGATGAATTACTTGCTCAAGGAGATGAATTAATGTCCGAAATCTCAATTTATAACGAGTTGTCAGATTTACCAGAAAAGCCAAATCCAGATTGGGTTGCTGATTTGATAGTAAATCTAAGATTAAAATTATATCAATAA
- a CDS encoding DNA polymerase beta superfamily protein, with product MKTIIQNKIKELESEHHIKILFALESGSRAWGFSSTDSDYDVRFIYVRPLNEYLKIDSAEDFFDFPINNELDLNGWDLKKFFKLLYASNATTFEWMQSPIFYQKETFFYYVISDLLPKFYCQQTLMHHYLGLVKKRLDTLNAEEIKLKNLFYILRSLLSAKYCSVKNVYPPMEFKDLIFLIDDEKISMEIEKLRLIKAEVTESYITSISNELFLYITSLFEDLSKIDKTKTKGLFDVALLNTTYLKLLQDANDRFFKGK from the coding sequence ATGAAAACAATCATACAAAATAAAATAAAAGAATTAGAATCAGAGCACCATATAAAAATACTTTTTGCGCTCGAATCTGGAAGTCGAGCTTGGGGATTTTCATCAACGGATAGCGATTATGATGTCCGATTTATCTACGTTCGTCCGCTAAATGAATATCTGAAAATTGATAGTGCAGAAGATTTTTTTGACTTTCCAATTAATAACGAATTGGATTTGAACGGTTGGGATTTAAAGAAGTTTTTCAAACTGTTGTATGCTTCAAATGCAACAACTTTTGAATGGATGCAATCGCCCATTTTTTATCAAAAAGAAACATTTTTTTATTATGTGATTTCAGATTTACTTCCGAAATTTTATTGCCAACAAACGCTTATGCATCATTATTTAGGATTAGTAAAAAAACGTTTAGATACTTTAAACGCTGAAGAAATAAAGCTGAAAAATTTATTTTATATCTTAAGGTCATTGCTTTCGGCAAAATATTGTTCGGTAAAAAATGTGTATCCGCCAATGGAATTTAAAGATTTGATTTTTTTGATTGATGATGAAAAAATCAGTATGGAAATCGAAAAATTAAGATTAATAAAAGCTGAAGTAACGGAATCTTATATTACATCGATATCGAACGAATTGTTTTTGTACATAACTTCTTTATTCGAAGATTTATCCAAAATAGATAAAACAAAAACAAAAGGTTTATTTGATGTAGCGTTGTTAAACACCACTTATTTAAAATTATTACAAGATGCTAACGATAGATTTTTTAAAGGAAAATAA
- a CDS encoding slipin family protein produces MKTVVINENEMGVVFKNNKIIKVIEQGKYWFFAGEQILIYNAFKEFREIDWIDNQILNAYLEIVHITDEALVLVSERGNFSHVLTAGTFAFWKGKHKFSFQEVSIANFQIENVSKAILEKQQLNLYVRSFRVESYEKGLLFVDGNFVQMLEAGNYFWWKNAQTINVAKGDTRLQALEILGQEILTKDKVQLRLNFVIQYQLTDFIKAFVETKEHEKQLYVLVQMALRTLIGTLTFDELMDQKNEIATLVFNEINEKAQRLGVSVLDAGLKDVILPGEIREIMNQVLIAEKKAQANSIMRREETASTRSLLNTAKLMDENQMLYKLKEMEYIEKIADKINTISVSGSNNIVSELKQIFTK; encoded by the coding sequence ATGAAAACAGTTGTAATTAATGAAAATGAAATGGGTGTTGTATTTAAAAACAACAAAATTATAAAAGTAATCGAGCAAGGAAAATATTGGTTTTTTGCTGGAGAACAAATTTTGATTTATAATGCATTTAAAGAATTTAGAGAAATCGATTGGATTGATAATCAAATTTTGAATGCTTACTTAGAAATCGTTCATATCACAGACGAAGCCTTGGTTTTGGTTTCAGAACGTGGGAATTTTAGTCACGTATTAACCGCAGGAACTTTCGCGTTTTGGAAAGGGAAACATAAATTTTCTTTTCAGGAAGTTTCCATTGCAAATTTTCAAATCGAAAACGTTTCTAAAGCCATTTTAGAAAAGCAACAATTGAATTTGTATGTTCGTTCTTTTCGAGTTGAATCTTACGAAAAAGGTTTGTTGTTTGTAGATGGTAATTTTGTTCAAATGTTAGAAGCTGGAAATTACTTTTGGTGGAAAAACGCTCAAACCATTAACGTTGCCAAAGGTGATACACGTTTACAAGCTTTAGAAATTTTAGGTCAAGAAATTTTGACTAAAGACAAAGTACAATTGCGTTTGAATTTTGTAATTCAGTATCAATTGACAGATTTCATCAAAGCTTTTGTCGAAACCAAAGAGCACGAAAAACAATTGTATGTTTTGGTTCAAATGGCATTGCGCACTTTAATCGGTACTTTAACTTTTGATGAGTTGATGGACCAAAAGAACGAAATCGCTACATTGGTTTTTAACGAAATCAACGAAAAAGCACAACGTTTGGGAGTTTCGGTTTTAGATGCTGGTTTAAAAGATGTGATTTTACCAGGTGAAATTCGTGAAATTATGAATCAAGTTTTGATAGCCGAAAAGAAAGCGCAAGCCAACAGCATCATGCGTCGAGAAGAAACTGCTTCGACTCGTTCGTTGTTGAATACGGCTAAATTGATGGACGAAAATCAGATGTTGTACAAATTGAAAGAGATGGAATACATCGAGAAAATCGCTGATAAAATCAATACAATTTCGGTTTCAGGAAGCAATAATATTGTTTCTGAATTGAAACAGATTTTTACAAAATAA
- a CDS encoding helix-turn-helix transcriptional regulator: MSTNKSALIRYKTIDQCLKNRYRKWSLDDIIEKVSDALYEFEGITTGVGKRTIQADIQFMRSDKLGYNAPIVVVDRKFYTYEDENYSITQSPIKDEDVDKMKEIVSLLKQFNGFQYFDEMTELIAKLENNIYKSAKQTPNYIQFEDNKQLKGIEHLSGLYQAILNKRPLFIEYKSFKSEEVRKDMYHPYLLKEYRNRWFLITRSNKGKMLITLALDRIEAFYELDSKLYKPYEGVDFDTYYSECIGVTRSEKNRPLKIILKFNPRNAPYVITKPLHSSQQIIENTENGLIIRIDVIPNFELEREILGFGESIEILGPKRLKQQIQRRVAKMVQKEKSEN, encoded by the coding sequence ATGTCAACCAATAAATCTGCATTAATTCGTTACAAAACCATTGACCAATGTTTAAAAAACAGATATCGAAAATGGTCTTTAGATGACATCATTGAAAAAGTTTCGGATGCACTTTATGAATTCGAAGGTATTACCACCGGCGTTGGCAAAAGAACCATACAAGCAGATATTCAATTTATGCGAAGTGACAAATTGGGTTATAATGCACCAATCGTTGTAGTTGACCGAAAATTTTATACGTATGAAGATGAAAATTATTCGATTACGCAATCGCCGATTAAAGATGAAGATGTAGATAAGATGAAAGAAATAGTTTCGTTATTGAAACAGTTTAATGGTTTTCAGTATTTTGATGAAATGACCGAATTGATTGCCAAATTGGAAAATAACATTTACAAATCGGCAAAACAAACGCCAAATTACATTCAGTTTGAAGACAATAAACAACTAAAAGGAATTGAACATTTAAGCGGATTATATCAGGCAATTTTAAACAAACGACCGCTTTTCATAGAATATAAATCGTTTAAATCTGAAGAAGTTAGAAAAGATATGTATCATCCGTATTTATTAAAAGAATACAGAAATCGTTGGTTTTTAATCACGCGAAGCAATAAAGGAAAAATGCTCATCACTTTAGCTTTAGATCGTATCGAAGCTTTTTATGAATTGGATTCTAAACTTTACAAACCTTACGAAGGTGTAGATTTTGATACATATTACAGCGAATGTATTGGCGTAACTAGATCGGAAAAAAATCGTCCGCTGAAAATCATTCTGAAATTCAACCCAAGAAATGCACCTTACGTAATTACCAAACCACTACATTCATCACAACAAATCATAGAAAACACAGAAAATGGCTTGATCATTCGAATTGATGTAATTCCGAATTTTGAATTAGAACGTGAGATTCTTGGATTTGGAGAAAGCATTGAAATTTTAGGTCCAAAACGTTTGAAACAACAAATTCAACGAAGGGTTGCCAAGATGGTTCAAAAAGAGAAAAGCGAAAATTAA
- a CDS encoding FAD-dependent monooxygenase, which produces MCWCVCDSCLGTGRKKQKNRKPNSVQNDVISEQTEIYKSIFKICKKCDGKGIVQSTEFPKTDVQKFPHIAIIGLGIAGITLAVACLHRGIPFSIFERDASFDVRSQGYGLTLQQASKILKALGITTISNGIVSSRHLVHDVSGNVLASWGKRKWIPNENFKNSKKTNIHIARQELRLMLLNQLITEKNVFWNHQLIDFKSDKINGNTLHFLVNGVKKEFKADVIVGADGIRSVVRNQLFGLQYKPLQYLGCLVILGICPLDKLEHINSDLLDSATVFQTANGMERIYIMPYANDSVMWQLSFPIKESEAIVLSKKGKFVLKKEAIKRTDWHSPIPEIVSATDENLITGYPVYDREILENELSEIDKPITLIGDAAHPMSPFKGQGANQAMLDGLALAQSIYAKFRFNQFNKSSIREFVLNNFETEMISRSSIKVKDSAEAADFLHSKDVLSENNQPRRKLND; this is translated from the coding sequence ATGTGTTGGTGTGTTTGTGATTCGTGTTTAGGAACAGGTAGAAAGAAACAGAAAAATCGTAAGCCGAACTCGGTTCAAAATGATGTAATTTCTGAACAAACTGAAATTTATAAATCTATATTTAAGATTTGTAAAAAATGTGATGGAAAAGGAATTGTTCAAAGTACCGAATTTCCCAAAACAGATGTGCAAAAATTTCCACATATTGCAATAATCGGTCTTGGAATCGCAGGTATTACTTTAGCGGTTGCATGTTTACATCGTGGAATTCCATTTTCAATTTTTGAACGTGATGCTTCGTTTGATGTTCGTTCACAAGGTTATGGACTTACATTACAACAAGCGAGTAAAATTCTTAAAGCACTTGGGATTACTACTATTTCTAATGGTATTGTTTCTTCTCGCCATTTGGTTCATGATGTTTCTGGAAATGTTTTGGCTTCTTGGGGTAAGCGTAAATGGATTCCAAATGAAAATTTTAAAAATTCAAAAAAAACAAATATTCATATTGCGAGGCAAGAACTTAGATTGATGTTATTGAATCAATTGATTACTGAAAAAAATGTATTTTGGAATCATCAATTGATTGACTTTAAGTCTGATAAAATAAATGGTAATACATTGCATTTTTTGGTAAATGGAGTAAAAAAAGAGTTTAAAGCTGATGTAATTGTTGGAGCAGATGGAATTCGAAGTGTTGTTCGTAATCAACTTTTCGGACTTCAATATAAACCATTACAATATTTAGGATGTTTGGTTATTTTGGGAATTTGTCCTTTGGATAAATTAGAACATATTAATTCTGATTTATTGGATTCGGCTACTGTTTTTCAGACTGCTAATGGAATGGAGCGAATCTATATCATGCCGTATGCTAATGATTCAGTGATGTGGCAATTGAGTTTCCCGATAAAAGAATCAGAAGCAATTGTGTTGAGTAAAAAAGGAAAGTTTGTTTTGAAAAAAGAAGCAATTAAACGTACAGATTGGCATAGTCCGATTCCTGAAATTGTATCTGCAACTGATGAAAATTTAATTACCGGTTATCCTGTTTATGACCGAGAAATTCTAGAAAATGAACTTTCAGAAATCGATAAACCTATTACACTTATTGGAGATGCAGCACATCCGATGAGTCCGTTTAAAGGGCAAGGCGCTAATCAAGCAATGTTGGATGGTTTGGCTTTAGCTCAATCAATTTATGCAAAATTTAGGTTTAATCAGTTTAACAAAAGTTCAATTCGTGAATTTGTATTAAATAATTTCGAGACCGAAATGATTTCAAGAAGTTCAATTAAAGTTAAAGATTCAGCTGAGGCTGCGGATTTTTTACATTCAAAAGATGTTTTAAGTGAAAATAACCAACCTCGACGAAAATTAAATGATTAA
- a CDS encoding DUF1826 domain-containing protein has product MSVSSTKNKQVKFFSTFNELVETPFEGIVNAHCLNRNLVGNFEEVVNKLILKEDITTITIEELEQLELSDNGNKAREIIINDYILLANLGASPTINLLKHYERDTHLDFFPLDVYSFHVDSSQIATDTFLCTYYGASSDILPNDAVTQKILIPEIRTKLKELYEVNENEFESFLEEFYFNLHYQANPDAKPINLGLGNLWRLAVKNPQQIVPPCVHRAPKENKNELRLLLIC; this is encoded by the coding sequence ATGAGCGTAAGCAGTACAAAAAATAAACAAGTCAAGTTTTTTTCTACTTTTAATGAATTAGTTGAAACACCTTTTGAAGGTATTGTTAATGCACATTGTTTGAACAGAAATTTAGTAGGCAATTTTGAAGAAGTTGTAAACAAACTAATTCTGAAAGAAGACATTACAACAATCACAATTGAAGAATTAGAGCAATTAGAACTTTCTGATAATGGCAATAAAGCCAGAGAAATCATAATAAATGATTACATCCTATTAGCTAATTTAGGAGCTTCACCCACAATTAATTTATTAAAACATTACGAACGAGATACTCATTTAGATTTTTTTCCTTTAGATGTATATTCCTTTCATGTTGATTCATCGCAAATTGCAACAGATACTTTTTTATGTACATATTATGGTGCCTCAAGCGACATTCTCCCTAATGATGCTGTTACTCAAAAAATTTTAATCCCAGAAATAAGAACAAAATTAAAAGAGTTATACGAAGTTAATGAAAATGAATTCGAATCTTTTTTAGAAGAATTTTATTTTAATTTACATTACCAAGCGAATCCAGATGCAAAACCAATAAACCTAGGCTTAGGAAATCTTTGGAGATTAGCCGTTAAAAACCCTCAACAGATTGTTCCTCCTTGCGTTCATCGTGCCCCAAAAGAAAACAAAAATGAATTACGCTTATTACTCATTTGTTAG
- a CDS encoding RteC domain-containing protein gives MIDYCHSLMNELDDRITELTYEHSNNSLELYENAIVLVLQRLDSAKEYVKKKGFKDEDEEIFFFKQLKPQLVSKLIYLNSIYKIETKRPRGGDKIIKQYLNLELSKIKRFFDANLEFYKYYRTNSTHLDKKYFIRGNHDIKLSLDTYYFEADHKFATSHDYKVAKIIANDLIQVYLEDQLNNNNKKHISKNLSLNWTGSKTALVELIYSLHSNGSIENGNIDIKVIAKTFENMFNIDLGDFYHSYLELKGRKINRTKFLDSLRDALIKRMDEQDEK, from the coding sequence ATGATAGATTATTGCCATTCTTTGATGAATGAATTGGATGATAGAATAACTGAACTGACTTACGAGCATAGCAATAACTCGTTAGAGTTGTATGAAAATGCTATTGTATTAGTTTTACAAAGGCTTGATTCGGCAAAGGAATATGTCAAGAAAAAAGGATTCAAAGATGAAGATGAAGAAATATTCTTTTTCAAACAACTTAAACCTCAGTTAGTTTCAAAATTGATATATTTAAATTCTATATATAAAATTGAAACAAAACGGCCCAGAGGAGGTGATAAAATTATTAAACAATATCTCAATCTTGAGCTTAGTAAGATCAAGCGTTTTTTTGATGCTAATTTGGAATTTTATAAATACTACAGAACTAATAGCACCCATTTAGATAAAAAATACTTTATCAGAGGAAATCATGATATAAAATTAAGCTTAGATACTTATTATTTTGAAGCAGATCATAAATTTGCAACCTCACACGATTATAAAGTAGCTAAAATTATTGCCAACGATTTAATACAGGTATATCTTGAAGACCAATTGAATAACAATAATAAAAAACATATATCAAAAAATTTAAGTTTAAATTGGACTGGTAGTAAAACAGCTTTGGTTGAGTTAATCTATTCTCTACATTCCAATGGTTCAATTGAAAATGGTAATATTGATATTAAGGTTATAGCAAAAACATTTGAGAATATGTTTAATATTGATTTAGGAGACTTCTATCATTCTTATTTAGAATTAAAAGGAAGGAAGATAAATCGAACCAAATTTCTCGATAGTCTTCGCGATGCACTTATCAAAAGAATGGATGAGCAGGACGAAAAATGA
- a CDS encoding heavy-metal-associated domain-containing protein, translating to MENKEFQFKTNLNCGGCVSKVKADFDSAEGICEWNVDTANNDKILTVKSEGITEDEIIAIVNRKGFKAEPLAE from the coding sequence ATGGAAAATAAAGAATTTCAATTCAAGACAAACCTTAATTGTGGAGGATGTGTATCAAAAGTAAAAGCAGATTTTGACAGTGCGGAAGGTATCTGTGAATGGAATGTAGATACAGCTAATAATGATAAAATCTTAACTGTAAAATCAGAAGGAATTACAGAAGATGAGATCATCGCTATCGTTAACAGAAAAGGATTTAAAGCAGAACCTTTAGCAGAGTAA
- a CDS encoding heavy metal-binding domain-containing protein, with translation MNTQHQSSSENIFICPMHPEVKGNKGDKCSKCGMNLVPENKGTAKHFDVIISSEPEVIEAGKSTQFKIIVKNEDKVVSLEEVHEMKMHLLVVNEELTWFDHIHPIEQEDGSYLIDEIFPTAGDYLFFVDYKPENEEGNVYKHSLNVVGNTTEIAQLDTNAKFESESDGYTAKLLNGADLKTNTSQPLQFEILKDGNKINDAELQNYLGAKAHIVMISKAEKEFLHIHPMSNESYQIYAETLIKKPGLYRMWMQFKISNKVHTVDFTVHVAEGNKTSEGHNHHHKH, from the coding sequence ATGAATACACAACATCAATCCAGCAGCGAAAATATATTTATTTGCCCTATGCACCCAGAAGTCAAAGGGAATAAAGGTGATAAATGTTCAAAATGTGGAATGAATTTAGTTCCAGAAAATAAAGGAACAGCAAAGCATTTTGATGTGATTATATCTTCTGAACCTGAAGTTATTGAAGCAGGGAAATCGACGCAGTTTAAAATCATTGTAAAGAACGAAGATAAAGTTGTGTCATTAGAAGAAGTACATGAAATGAAAATGCATCTTCTAGTTGTGAATGAAGAACTAACTTGGTTTGACCATATCCATCCCATTGAACAAGAAGACGGTTCTTATCTTATTGATGAAATATTTCCAACTGCTGGGGACTACTTATTTTTTGTAGATTATAAGCCTGAGAACGAGGAAGGGAATGTTTACAAACATTCGTTAAATGTAGTAGGAAATACTACAGAAATAGCACAGTTAGATACAAATGCAAAATTTGAATCGGAATCAGATGGTTATACTGCCAAATTATTGAATGGTGCAGATTTGAAAACAAATACAAGCCAGCCATTGCAATTTGAGATTCTAAAAGATGGTAACAAGATTAATGACGCTGAATTGCAAAACTATTTAGGAGCAAAAGCTCATATTGTAATGATAAGCAAAGCTGAAAAAGAATTTTTGCATATTCACCCAATGTCTAATGAAAGTTATCAGATTTATGCAGAAACACTAATCAAGAAACCAGGTTTATATAGAATGTGGATGCAATTTAAGATTAGTAATAAAGTGCACACTGTAGATTTTACGGTACATGTTGCTGAGGGTAACAAAACGAGCGAAGGTCATAATCATCATCACAAACACTAA
- a CDS encoding MFS transporter, whose amino-acid sequence MTAKIKWNNVYLLFLSQALFQTASILVITLSGIVGMVMASDKNMSTIPVAMITVGAAAMMIPASIIIKNLGQRKAFMIGTLIGVLAGLVSWYGIVQNSFWIFAIGNMLIGAYQGFSQYYRFAAADSVPDNAKSKAISFVIAGGVVAAFAGPNLARFTQHLGSMPYAYSFFSIVLLSVLAFGVVSLLKFQAKPVARNNESLKKGRSLKEIFKSKDAVLAVLSSATAFAVMGMSMTVTPIAMHGFGHSSDDSATVIQWHVLGMFLPSFFTGILIQKFGVYRIITTGLSILFLYIFIALSGTDFTHFVSALFIVGLGWNFLFIGGSALLTQVYRPEEKEKTQAFHDFTVFAVISIASFFAGSLFNNWGWNGINIVLIPMLLITLIAVIKITMTNKSAHENQ is encoded by the coding sequence ATGACAGCTAAAATAAAATGGAATAATGTATACCTCTTGTTTTTATCACAAGCATTATTTCAGACCGCATCGATATTAGTCATTACACTTTCAGGAATTGTAGGAATGGTTATGGCTTCTGATAAAAACATGTCAACCATTCCAGTTGCGATGATTACAGTTGGCGCAGCAGCTATGATGATTCCAGCGTCAATAATTATTAAAAATTTAGGTCAAAGGAAAGCCTTTATGATTGGAACATTGATAGGCGTTCTTGCTGGCTTAGTTTCTTGGTATGGAATTGTTCAGAATTCGTTCTGGATTTTTGCTATTGGAAATATGTTGATTGGCGCTTATCAAGGGTTTTCACAGTATTATCGTTTTGCGGCTGCAGATTCTGTGCCGGATAATGCAAAGAGTAAAGCCATTTCTTTTGTGATTGCCGGAGGTGTCGTTGCAGCATTTGCGGGACCTAATTTGGCAAGATTTACACAGCATTTGGGAAGCATGCCTTATGCATATTCTTTTTTTTCTATTGTACTTTTAAGTGTCTTGGCATTTGGAGTAGTTTCGTTACTTAAATTTCAAGCAAAGCCGGTAGCTCGAAATAATGAATCTTTAAAAAAAGGTCGTTCATTAAAAGAAATTTTCAAAAGTAAAGATGCCGTTTTAGCTGTGCTTTCATCAGCTACAGCTTTTGCGGTGATGGGAATGTCTATGACGGTTACGCCTATTGCAATGCATGGTTTCGGTCATAGTTCTGATGATTCGGCAACTGTAATTCAATGGCATGTGTTAGGTATGTTTTTGCCCTCATTTTTTACAGGCATCCTCATTCAGAAATTTGGAGTTTATAGAATCATTACAACTGGATTGTCGATTTTGTTTCTCTATATTTTCATTGCTCTTTCTGGTACCGATTTTACACATTTCGTATCGGCATTATTTATTGTTGGTTTAGGTTGGAACTTCTTGTTTATTGGTGGATCCGCATTATTAACACAAGTATATAGACCTGAAGAGAAAGAAAAAACACAAGCATTTCATGACTTCACGGTTTTTGCAGTAATCAGTATTGCCAGTTTTTTTGCAGGAAGTTTATTTAATAATTGGGGCTGGAATGGCATTAATATTGTTTTAATTCCAATGCTTCTTATTACATTAATTGCGGTAATTAAAATTACAATGACAAATAAGAGCGCGCACGAGAATCAGTAA